From Novosphingobium decolorationis, one genomic window encodes:
- a CDS encoding protein-glutamate methylesterase/protein-glutamine glutaminase produces MPLAKTRVLIVDDSASVRQTMKAILEEDPVIEVIATAADPFAAARIIQTEVPDVITLDVEMPRMDGITFLRKLMSQCPVPVVMCSSLTEDGSDTLMEALEAGAVDVILKPRVGVAEHLQEARATIRDVVKAAARARVGGLKPTVLPSLEPQKKLTADAMLPPPDGRPMSRTTEMVVCIGASTGGTEALREVLQALPANAPGVVVVQHMPENFTRAFAKRLDSLCEVSVKEAEDGDTVMRGHVLIAPGGKHTLLERQGARYLVAVRDGPLVSRHRPSVDVLFRSAARSAGSNAVGVIMTGMGDDGARGLLEMKQGGARTIAQDEATSIVFGMPKEAIAHGAVDRIVPLSAIAREFLQATVR; encoded by the coding sequence ATGCCCCTTGCCAAGACGCGCGTGCTCATCGTCGATGACAGCGCGAGCGTGCGCCAGACGATGAAGGCGATCCTCGAAGAGGACCCGGTGATCGAGGTCATCGCGACCGCGGCCGATCCCTTCGCCGCCGCGCGCATCATCCAGACCGAAGTGCCCGACGTCATCACGCTTGATGTGGAAATGCCGCGCATGGACGGCATCACCTTCCTGCGCAAGCTGATGAGCCAGTGCCCGGTCCCCGTGGTCATGTGCTCCTCGCTCACCGAAGACGGCTCCGACACGCTGATGGAGGCGCTCGAGGCGGGCGCGGTGGACGTGATCCTCAAGCCCCGTGTCGGGGTGGCCGAGCATCTCCAGGAGGCCCGTGCCACGATCCGCGACGTCGTCAAGGCCGCCGCCCGCGCCCGCGTCGGGGGGCTCAAGCCCACAGTCCTGCCCTCGCTGGAACCGCAGAAGAAGCTCACCGCCGACGCCATGCTGCCCCCGCCCGACGGGCGCCCGATGAGCCGCACGACCGAGATGGTCGTGTGCATCGGCGCCTCGACCGGCGGCACCGAGGCGCTGCGCGAAGTGCTTCAGGCGCTTCCCGCCAACGCGCCGGGCGTCGTCGTCGTCCAGCACATGCCCGAGAACTTCACCCGCGCCTTCGCCAAGCGGCTCGACAGCCTGTGCGAGGTAAGCGTCAAGGAAGCCGAGGACGGCGACACGGTCATGCGCGGCCACGTCCTGATCGCGCCGGGGGGCAAGCACACCCTGCTTGAACGTCAGGGCGCGCGCTACCTCGTCGCGGTGCGCGACGGGCCGCTGGTCTCGCGCCACCGCCCCTCGGTCGACGTGCTGTTCCGCTCGGCCGCGCGCTCGGCCGGGTCCAACGCGGTCGGCGTCATCATGACCGGCATGGGCGATGACGGCGCACGCGGCCTGCTCGAGATGAAGCAGGGCGGCGCGCGCACCATCGCCCAGGACGAGGCCACCTCGATCGTCTTCGGCATGCCCAAGGAGGCCATCGCCCACGGCGCGGTTGATCGCATCGTTCCGCTCTCGGCGATCGCGCGCGAGTTCCTGCAGGCCACGGTCCGCTAG
- a CDS encoding MFS transporter: MNASPQGATDPRAQIAQGPMRARQVLAIGVCVLLNALDGFDVLAISFASPGIAADWGIDRGALGIVLSMELFGMALGSFVLGPMADRIGRKPTALACLAVMATGMLGAAYVGSVYQLAALRFGTGIGIGGMLACTNAMVAEYANDKWRKAAISVMAAGYPVGAITGGAFVSAFLLEDGWRNVFIFGAVVSAALIPIVMLLVPESVGFLMQGGRSGRLAKVNRALAGLGHSAVAAVTEPELAPRAKVSTARLFAPDLRRTTILLTIAYFTHVMTFYFILKWVPKIVVDMGYAPSSAGGVLVFANIGGLLGSLLLSVLLLRIGLRPLMVAALACSTLLVINFGRGAGDLSGLSWAAASAGFFTNAGMVAFYSLIAGAYPTEARAGGTGFVIGIGRGGAALGPVLAGFLFEGGLGLQGVAVVMGLGSFIAILALLGLKGAAREI, translated from the coding sequence ATGAACGCATCACCGCAAGGTGCGACAGATCCCCGCGCCCAGATTGCGCAAGGCCCCATGCGCGCGCGCCAGGTGCTCGCCATCGGGGTGTGCGTCCTTTTGAACGCGCTCGACGGGTTCGATGTCCTCGCCATCAGCTTCGCCTCGCCGGGCATCGCGGCGGACTGGGGGATCGACCGGGGCGCGCTGGGCATCGTCCTGTCGATGGAGCTGTTCGGCATGGCGCTGGGTTCCTTCGTGCTGGGCCCCATGGCCGACCGGATCGGGCGTAAGCCCACCGCGCTCGCCTGCCTTGCGGTCATGGCGACGGGTATGCTGGGGGCGGCCTATGTCGGGTCGGTCTACCAGCTGGCGGCGCTGCGCTTTGGCACCGGCATCGGCATCGGCGGCATGCTCGCCTGCACCAACGCGATGGTGGCCGAATACGCCAACGACAAGTGGCGCAAGGCCGCGATCTCGGTAATGGCGGCAGGCTATCCCGTCGGGGCCATCACCGGGGGCGCCTTCGTCAGCGCGTTCCTGCTTGAGGATGGCTGGCGCAATGTCTTCATCTTCGGGGCCGTGGTCAGCGCGGCGTTGATCCCCATCGTGATGCTGCTCGTGCCCGAGAGCGTGGGCTTCCTCATGCAGGGTGGGCGCTCGGGCCGTCTTGCCAAGGTCAACCGCGCGCTGGCCGGACTTGGCCATTCGGCTGTCGCGGCCGTGACCGAGCCGGAACTTGCGCCGCGCGCGAAAGTCTCGACCGCGCGGCTGTTTGCGCCCGATCTTCGCCGCACCACCATCCTTCTGACCATTGCCTATTTCACCCACGTCATGACCTTCTACTTCATCCTGAAGTGGGTGCCCAAGATCGTGGTCGACATGGGCTATGCGCCGTCCTCGGCCGGGGGCGTGCTTGTCTTTGCCAACATCGGCGGCCTCCTGGGCTCGCTGCTTCTGAGCGTCCTGCTGCTGCGCATCGGCCTGCGCCCGCTGATGGTGGCTGCGCTCGCCTGCTCGACGCTGCTTGTCATCAACTTCGGGCGCGGGGCGGGTGACCTTTCGGGCCTGTCCTGGGCCGCCGCATCGGCGGGCTTCTTCACCAATGCGGGCATGGTCGCCTTCTACTCGCTGATCGCCGGAGCCTATCCGACCGAGGCGCGCGCGGGCGGCACCGGCTTCGTCATCGGCATCGGGCGCGGGGGCGCGGCGCTGGGGCCAGTGCTGGCCGGCTTCCTGTTCGAGGGCGGACTTGGCCTGCAGGGCGTCGCCGTGGTCATGGGGCTGGGCTCGTTCATCGCGATCCTCGCGCTCCTGGGCCTCAAGGGCGCGGCGCGCGAGATCTAG